In the genome of Phlebotomus papatasi isolate M1 chromosome 2, Ppap_2.1, whole genome shotgun sequence, one region contains:
- the LOC129804320 gene encoding tyrosine-protein kinase transmembrane receptor Ror2 isoform X3: MINSAKFCVIVVLLGIRELPTVAEEDYEEGYCAPYNGKVCKSFIGSRQVWYSREDPTGGWENEKITTGLWEEMISELPTTCRSAAEKLLCAYAFPQCVVEDGSTIKLPLCYEDCVATHLQFCYNDWVLIEEKKLKKHYFKSRGHFRLPVCEELPRYDKDSKPLTCSYVGLTEMNINEITYDCRMRNGRYYLGTVNVTQAGIPCQHWDSQSPHTHIQPPNVFPEVRNAENFCRNAGGSEPYPWCYTSDPSTRWSYCDVPLCPNSTDDFTKVDSSQISMETFFTPSMIFLLSGIGFVGIVILHLLVLLAYRIVKHKHNRQAAGQSGYNQAATHDSQNIDLNKLPSNSAYHQTSAQLNPILEKLEYPRNNIIYIKDLGQGAFGRVFQAKAPGLIAGEEFTLVAVKMLKDDASQDLQVDFEREACLLAEFDHPNIVKLLGVCALGRPMCLLFEFMARGDLNEFLRSCSPYVLQTRMETARTELSLGDLLSTAQQIAAGMVYLSERKFVHRDLATRNCLIDDHMIVKIADFGLSHKIYLQDYYKGSENDAIPIRWMPLESILYNKYTIESDVWAFGVCLWEIFSFALQPYYGMTHEEVVKYVKEGNMLACPENTPLAVYNLMRKCWSKKPSDRPSFHFLYQSLEQIRADYENKTLPI; the protein is encoded by the exons ATGATAAACAGTGCAAAGTTTTGTGTTATTGTGGTCCTCCTGGGAATTAGGGAGCTGCCCACAGTGGCTGAGGAGGATTACGAAGAGGGCTACTGTGCTCCTTACAATGGCAAGGTGTGCAAATCCTTCATAGGCAGCAGACAAGTATGGTACAGCCGGGAGGATCCCACTGGAGGAtgggaaaatgagaaaatcaccACAGGATTGTGGGAGGAGATGATCTCCGAACTTCCAACGACCTGTCGGTCAGCTGCTGAG AAACTCCTCTGCGCCTACGCCTTTCCACAATGCGTTGTGGAAGATGGGTCCACTATAAAGTTGCCCCTGTGCTATGAGGATTGCGTGGCAACGCATTTGCAGTTCTGCTACAATGACTGGGTGCTAATTGAGGAGAAGAAGCTGAAGAAGCACTATTTCAAGTCTCGAGGGCATTTCAGGCTGCCGGTTTGTGAAGAACTGCCTAGGTACGACAAAGATTCCAAACCACTCACCTGCTCCTATGTCGGCCTCACAGAGATGAACATCAATGAAATCACCT ATGATTGTCGCATGAGAAATGGTCGGTACTACTTGGGCACTGTGAATGTGACTCAAGCGGGAATTCCGTGTCAACATTGGGACTCTCAATCGCCTCATACTCACATTCAGCCACCAAATGTGTTTCCTGAGGTGAGAAATGCAGAGAATTTCTGTCGCAATGCCGGAGGAAGTGAACCGTATCCCTGGTGTTACACTAGTGATCCATCCACCAGATGGTCCTACTGCGACGTTCCTCTTTGCC CCAATTCAACGGATGACTTCACCAAAGTGGACTCATCTCAGATCTCCATGGAGACTTTCTTTACACCTTCCATGATTTTTCTGCTGTCCGGCATTGGCTTTGTGGGCATTGTAATCCTGCATCTGCTAGTGCTGCTTGCGTATCGCATTGTAAAGCATAAGCACAATCGCCAGGCAGCTGGCCAAAGTGGCTACAATCAGGCAGCTACGCATGATTCCCAGAATATTGATCTCAACAAATTGCCAAGTAATTCGGCATATCATCAAACGAGCGCACAGCTAAATCCGATCCTGGAGAAGCTGGAGTATCCgagaaataatataatttatattaaggATTTGGGTCAGGGAGCTTTTGGGAGGGTATTTCAGGCAAAGGCACCGGGCTTGATTGCTGGGGAAGAGTTTACGTTGGTAGCTGTGAAGATGCTAAAAGATGACGCTAGTCAGGATCTTCAGGTGGACTTTGAGAGGGAAGCATGCCTCCTGGCAGAATTTGATCATCCAAATATTGTCAAATTGCTGGGAGTTTGTGCTCTGGGGCGTCCAATGTGCCTCCTGTTTGAGTTCATGGCACGCGGGGATCTCAATGAATTCCTCCGTTCGTGCTCTCCCTATGTCCTCCAGACGCGCATGGAGACAGCTAGGACAGAACTGAGTTTGGGGGATTTATTGAGTACAGCTCAACAAATTGCTGCTGGAATGGTGTATTTGTCCGAGAGGAAATTTGTTCATCGGGATTTGGCCACAAGAAATTGCCTAATAGATGATCATATGATTGTCAAAATAGCCGACTTTGGCCTCTCGCACAAGATTTACCTGCAGGATTACTACAAGGGCAGCGAAAATGATGCAATACCCATTCGCTGGATGCCCTTGGAGAGTATTCTGTACAACAAATACACCATTGAATCGGATGTCTGGGCCTTTGGGGTTTGTCTGTGGGAGATTTTCTCATTTGCTCTGCAGCCCTACTATGGGATGACCCATGAGGAAGTGGTGAAGTACGTCAAGGAGGGCAATATGCTGGCCTGTCCGGAAAATACTCCACTTGCAGTGTACAATCTTATGAGGAAGTGCTGGAGTAAAAAACCATCAGATCGACCAAGCTTCCATTTTCTCTATCAATCGCTGGAGCAAATTAGGGCGGATTATGAGAACAAAACACTCC ctATATGA
- the LOC129804320 gene encoding tyrosine-protein kinase transmembrane receptor Ror2 isoform X2, translated as MINSAKFCVIVVLLGIRELPTVAEEDYEEGYCAPYNGKVCKSFIGSRQVWYSREDPTGGWENEKITTGLWEEMISELPTTCRSAAEKLLCAYAFPQCVVEDGSTIKLPLCYEDCVATHLQFCYNDWVLIEEKKLKKHYFKSRGHFRLPVCEELPRYDKDSKPLTCSYVGLTEMNINEITYDCRMRNGRYYLGTVNVTQAGIPCQHWDSQSPHTHIQPPNVFPEVRNAENFCRNAGGSEPYPWCYTSDPSTRWSYCDVPLCPNSTDDFTKVDSSQISMETFFTPSMIFLLSGIGFVGIVILHLLVLLAYRIVKHKHNRQAAGQSGYNQAATHDSQNIDLNKLPSNSAYHQTSAQLNPILEKLEYPRNNIIYIKDLGQGAFGRVFQAKAPGLIAGEEFTLVAVKMLKDDASQDLQVDFEREACLLAEFDHPNIVKLLGVCALGRPMCLLFEFMARGDLNEFLRSCSPYVLQTRMETARTELSLGDLLSTAQQIAAGMVYLSERKFVHRDLATRNCLIDDHMIVKIADFGLSHKIYLQDYYKGSENDAIPIRWMPLESILYNKYTIESDVWAFGVCLWEIFSFALQPYYGMTHEEVVKYVKEGNMLACPENTPLAVYNLMRKCWSKKPSDRPSFHFLYQSLEQIRADYENKTLRKCNSGSI; from the exons ATGATAAACAGTGCAAAGTTTTGTGTTATTGTGGTCCTCCTGGGAATTAGGGAGCTGCCCACAGTGGCTGAGGAGGATTACGAAGAGGGCTACTGTGCTCCTTACAATGGCAAGGTGTGCAAATCCTTCATAGGCAGCAGACAAGTATGGTACAGCCGGGAGGATCCCACTGGAGGAtgggaaaatgagaaaatcaccACAGGATTGTGGGAGGAGATGATCTCCGAACTTCCAACGACCTGTCGGTCAGCTGCTGAG AAACTCCTCTGCGCCTACGCCTTTCCACAATGCGTTGTGGAAGATGGGTCCACTATAAAGTTGCCCCTGTGCTATGAGGATTGCGTGGCAACGCATTTGCAGTTCTGCTACAATGACTGGGTGCTAATTGAGGAGAAGAAGCTGAAGAAGCACTATTTCAAGTCTCGAGGGCATTTCAGGCTGCCGGTTTGTGAAGAACTGCCTAGGTACGACAAAGATTCCAAACCACTCACCTGCTCCTATGTCGGCCTCACAGAGATGAACATCAATGAAATCACCT ATGATTGTCGCATGAGAAATGGTCGGTACTACTTGGGCACTGTGAATGTGACTCAAGCGGGAATTCCGTGTCAACATTGGGACTCTCAATCGCCTCATACTCACATTCAGCCACCAAATGTGTTTCCTGAGGTGAGAAATGCAGAGAATTTCTGTCGCAATGCCGGAGGAAGTGAACCGTATCCCTGGTGTTACACTAGTGATCCATCCACCAGATGGTCCTACTGCGACGTTCCTCTTTGCC CCAATTCAACGGATGACTTCACCAAAGTGGACTCATCTCAGATCTCCATGGAGACTTTCTTTACACCTTCCATGATTTTTCTGCTGTCCGGCATTGGCTTTGTGGGCATTGTAATCCTGCATCTGCTAGTGCTGCTTGCGTATCGCATTGTAAAGCATAAGCACAATCGCCAGGCAGCTGGCCAAAGTGGCTACAATCAGGCAGCTACGCATGATTCCCAGAATATTGATCTCAACAAATTGCCAAGTAATTCGGCATATCATCAAACGAGCGCACAGCTAAATCCGATCCTGGAGAAGCTGGAGTATCCgagaaataatataatttatattaaggATTTGGGTCAGGGAGCTTTTGGGAGGGTATTTCAGGCAAAGGCACCGGGCTTGATTGCTGGGGAAGAGTTTACGTTGGTAGCTGTGAAGATGCTAAAAGATGACGCTAGTCAGGATCTTCAGGTGGACTTTGAGAGGGAAGCATGCCTCCTGGCAGAATTTGATCATCCAAATATTGTCAAATTGCTGGGAGTTTGTGCTCTGGGGCGTCCAATGTGCCTCCTGTTTGAGTTCATGGCACGCGGGGATCTCAATGAATTCCTCCGTTCGTGCTCTCCCTATGTCCTCCAGACGCGCATGGAGACAGCTAGGACAGAACTGAGTTTGGGGGATTTATTGAGTACAGCTCAACAAATTGCTGCTGGAATGGTGTATTTGTCCGAGAGGAAATTTGTTCATCGGGATTTGGCCACAAGAAATTGCCTAATAGATGATCATATGATTGTCAAAATAGCCGACTTTGGCCTCTCGCACAAGATTTACCTGCAGGATTACTACAAGGGCAGCGAAAATGATGCAATACCCATTCGCTGGATGCCCTTGGAGAGTATTCTGTACAACAAATACACCATTGAATCGGATGTCTGGGCCTTTGGGGTTTGTCTGTGGGAGATTTTCTCATTTGCTCTGCAGCCCTACTATGGGATGACCCATGAGGAAGTGGTGAAGTACGTCAAGGAGGGCAATATGCTGGCCTGTCCGGAAAATACTCCACTTGCAGTGTACAATCTTATGAGGAAGTGCTGGAGTAAAAAACCATCAGATCGACCAAGCTTCCATTTTCTCTATCAATCGCTGGAGCAAATTAGGGCGGATTATGAGAACAAAACACTCC GAAAATGCAACTCAGGAAGCATTTAA
- the LOC129804320 gene encoding tyrosine-protein kinase transmembrane receptor Ror2 isoform X1, which translates to MINSAKFCVIVVLLGIRELPTVAEEDYEEGYCAPYNGKVCKSFIGSRQVWYSREDPTGGWENEKITTGLWEEMISELPTTCRSAAEKLLCAYAFPQCVVEDGSTIKLPLCYEDCVATHLQFCYNDWVLIEEKKLKKHYFKSRGHFRLPVCEELPRYDKDSKPLTCSYVGLTEMNINEITYDCRMRNGRYYLGTVNVTQAGIPCQHWDSQSPHTHIQPPNVFPEVRNAENFCRNAGGSEPYPWCYTSDPSTRWSYCDVPLCPNSTDDFTKVDSSQISMETFFTPSMIFLLSGIGFVGIVILHLLVLLAYRIVKHKHNRQAAGQSGYNQAATHDSQNIDLNKLPSNSAYHQTSAQLNPILEKLEYPRNNIIYIKDLGQGAFGRVFQAKAPGLIAGEEFTLVAVKMLKDDASQDLQVDFEREACLLAEFDHPNIVKLLGVCALGRPMCLLFEFMARGDLNEFLRSCSPYVLQTRMETARTELSLGDLLSTAQQIAAGMVYLSERKFVHRDLATRNCLIDDHMIVKIADFGLSHKIYLQDYYKGSENDAIPIRWMPLESILYNKYTIESDVWAFGVCLWEIFSFALQPYYGMTHEEVVKYVKEGNMLACPENTPLAVYNLMRKCWSKKPSDRPSFHFLYQSLEQIRADYENKTLQSVTSKRKEQKYVFK; encoded by the exons ATGATAAACAGTGCAAAGTTTTGTGTTATTGTGGTCCTCCTGGGAATTAGGGAGCTGCCCACAGTGGCTGAGGAGGATTACGAAGAGGGCTACTGTGCTCCTTACAATGGCAAGGTGTGCAAATCCTTCATAGGCAGCAGACAAGTATGGTACAGCCGGGAGGATCCCACTGGAGGAtgggaaaatgagaaaatcaccACAGGATTGTGGGAGGAGATGATCTCCGAACTTCCAACGACCTGTCGGTCAGCTGCTGAG AAACTCCTCTGCGCCTACGCCTTTCCACAATGCGTTGTGGAAGATGGGTCCACTATAAAGTTGCCCCTGTGCTATGAGGATTGCGTGGCAACGCATTTGCAGTTCTGCTACAATGACTGGGTGCTAATTGAGGAGAAGAAGCTGAAGAAGCACTATTTCAAGTCTCGAGGGCATTTCAGGCTGCCGGTTTGTGAAGAACTGCCTAGGTACGACAAAGATTCCAAACCACTCACCTGCTCCTATGTCGGCCTCACAGAGATGAACATCAATGAAATCACCT ATGATTGTCGCATGAGAAATGGTCGGTACTACTTGGGCACTGTGAATGTGACTCAAGCGGGAATTCCGTGTCAACATTGGGACTCTCAATCGCCTCATACTCACATTCAGCCACCAAATGTGTTTCCTGAGGTGAGAAATGCAGAGAATTTCTGTCGCAATGCCGGAGGAAGTGAACCGTATCCCTGGTGTTACACTAGTGATCCATCCACCAGATGGTCCTACTGCGACGTTCCTCTTTGCC CCAATTCAACGGATGACTTCACCAAAGTGGACTCATCTCAGATCTCCATGGAGACTTTCTTTACACCTTCCATGATTTTTCTGCTGTCCGGCATTGGCTTTGTGGGCATTGTAATCCTGCATCTGCTAGTGCTGCTTGCGTATCGCATTGTAAAGCATAAGCACAATCGCCAGGCAGCTGGCCAAAGTGGCTACAATCAGGCAGCTACGCATGATTCCCAGAATATTGATCTCAACAAATTGCCAAGTAATTCGGCATATCATCAAACGAGCGCACAGCTAAATCCGATCCTGGAGAAGCTGGAGTATCCgagaaataatataatttatattaaggATTTGGGTCAGGGAGCTTTTGGGAGGGTATTTCAGGCAAAGGCACCGGGCTTGATTGCTGGGGAAGAGTTTACGTTGGTAGCTGTGAAGATGCTAAAAGATGACGCTAGTCAGGATCTTCAGGTGGACTTTGAGAGGGAAGCATGCCTCCTGGCAGAATTTGATCATCCAAATATTGTCAAATTGCTGGGAGTTTGTGCTCTGGGGCGTCCAATGTGCCTCCTGTTTGAGTTCATGGCACGCGGGGATCTCAATGAATTCCTCCGTTCGTGCTCTCCCTATGTCCTCCAGACGCGCATGGAGACAGCTAGGACAGAACTGAGTTTGGGGGATTTATTGAGTACAGCTCAACAAATTGCTGCTGGAATGGTGTATTTGTCCGAGAGGAAATTTGTTCATCGGGATTTGGCCACAAGAAATTGCCTAATAGATGATCATATGATTGTCAAAATAGCCGACTTTGGCCTCTCGCACAAGATTTACCTGCAGGATTACTACAAGGGCAGCGAAAATGATGCAATACCCATTCGCTGGATGCCCTTGGAGAGTATTCTGTACAACAAATACACCATTGAATCGGATGTCTGGGCCTTTGGGGTTTGTCTGTGGGAGATTTTCTCATTTGCTCTGCAGCCCTACTATGGGATGACCCATGAGGAAGTGGTGAAGTACGTCAAGGAGGGCAATATGCTGGCCTGTCCGGAAAATACTCCACTTGCAGTGTACAATCTTATGAGGAAGTGCTGGAGTAAAAAACCATCAGATCGACCAAGCTTCCATTTTCTCTATCAATCGCTGGAGCAAATTAGGGCGGATTATGAGAACAAAACACTCC AGAGTGTCACAAGTAAAAGGAAAGAACAAAAATAcgtatttaaatga